The following is a genomic window from Paracoccus alcaliphilus.
TTACCCATGCCCCCTGCATCAGGGGCGCAAGATAGTCTGTCCAGTGCATGTTCATGCAACGGCTCCGGGGTCAGGTGGACCGACAGGCCCGGCACGCGCAATAAGCGGGCGTGCCGGGCGGTGCAGTTGCGTCATGCGCCGCAAAGATCGGCAGTGCTGCGTTCGGCTGCCGCGGCGATGTCGGCGTCGGTAAAGCCATAGCTTGTGACGATCTCGGCCCATTCCGGGGTCTGCTTGATCTCGGCCAGGGCCTCATTCACGGCGTCGCGCAGGTCTTCGCTGTTCGCGCCGAAGGTAAAGCCGCCCCAGCTGCGGACCGGTTCGCCATTGATCACCGGGTCGGTGAACTCGGCGGCCAGCTCGACCGCGTTGCTTTGTTCGGCCAGCCCCGCAGCGGTCAGCCCGGTCGCCGCATAGGCATCGGCGCGGCCGGTGGAAACCGTTGAAATCGCGTCGGCATTCGATGCGATCATCACCATGCTGGTCTCGGGCACGCCCAGTTCCTGCATCATTTCCAGCTGATCGGCGCCCGACATGATGGCGACCTTAAGGTCGGTATTTTCAGCGAAATCGCTATAGGCGTGGATGTTCTTTTCGTTGCCCGCCGCCACCAGCAGCCCCTCGCCATAAGAGGTGTTGGGTTCAGAGAACAGCACCTGATTGCAACGGTCGGGCAGGATCGCCATTTCCGCCGCGACCATGTCGAAACGGTCGGCCTGAAGCCCGGGGATCAGCGTCGAAAAGCCGGTCGTGACCCATTCGATATTCTCGATGCCCAGATGTTCGGCGATCAGTTGGGCGACCTCGGGCCCGGCGCCGCGTGCCGCGCCCGTGGGATCGACGAAGCCATAGGGGATTTCATTGGCCACGGCGATGCGGATCGTGCCGCCATTGGTGATGTCTTCAAGGCTGGCGGCATGGGCCGCGCCCAGCATGGTGGTCAGGCCAAGTGCCGCGACGGCTGTTGCTTTAATCATGTGCGCTCCTTCTGCTTCTGCACGGTGCAGCGCCTGCCGGACTGGCGACGCGACGGTTAGGCGGATGAGATCGCTGTTCGGTGAACTGATCCGAAAGTCAGATCAAAGGATAATTAGGGTGACCTAAGTGTCAACCAATTAGTTTTCGGCCCGGCAGTCGGAATCAGGATTTTCAACATCATAATTTATTGATATATATACACAATTATCCGTGAAAATCCGGGTTTATTATTCCTCACGGGCCCGGATTGCTTCGGCATACCATAGCATTCTGTCATTTGCAGCCTGTGCAAACGTCACGATCCAGAGGCTTCGTCCAGCAGATGCCGCACCCACAAG
Proteins encoded in this region:
- the ehuB gene encoding ectoine/hydroxyectoine ABC transporter substrate-binding protein EhuB — encoded protein: MIKATAVAALGLTTMLGAAHAASLEDITNGGTIRIAVANEIPYGFVDPTGAARGAGPEVAQLIAEHLGIENIEWVTTGFSTLIPGLQADRFDMVAAEMAILPDRCNQVLFSEPNTSYGEGLLVAAGNEKNIHAYSDFAENTDLKVAIMSGADQLEMMQELGVPETSMVMIASNADAISTVSTGRADAYAATGLTAAGLAEQSNAVELAAEFTDPVINGEPVRSWGGFTFGANSEDLRDAVNEALAEIKQTPEWAEIVTSYGFTDADIAAAAERSTADLCGA